In Campylobacter concisus, a single genomic region encodes these proteins:
- the plsY gene encoding glycerol-3-phosphate 1-O-acyltransferase PlsY, which produces MQNLILYAISYLLGSIPSGLILAKIFGHVDIKNEGSKSIGATNVLRVLKQKDPKLAKKLAILTIICDVLKGVLPLVVASHLGASQSVLWTMAVLSVAGHCFSIFLGFQGGKGVATGAGVIAFFLPVEIIIALVVWFLIGKFLKISSLASLCALIALIASSFIIHPELDEIYTHAPILIIAFLVVYKHIPNIVRLISGKEKKVV; this is translated from the coding sequence ATGCAAAATTTAATACTTTATGCCATTAGTTATTTACTTGGAAGCATTCCATCTGGTCTCATTCTTGCAAAAATTTTTGGGCATGTTGATATAAAAAACGAAGGTAGCAAGAGCATCGGTGCAACAAATGTTTTAAGAGTTTTAAAACAAAAAGATCCAAAATTAGCCAAAAAACTAGCCATTTTAACGATAATTTGTGATGTTTTAAAAGGCGTTTTGCCACTTGTTGTCGCTTCACATTTGGGAGCTAGCCAAAGTGTACTTTGGACGATGGCGGTTTTAAGCGTGGCTGGACATTGTTTTTCTATATTTTTGGGCTTTCAAGGCGGCAAAGGTGTGGCAACTGGAGCTGGAGTGATCGCATTTTTCTTACCAGTTGAGATCATAATCGCTCTTGTCGTTTGGTTTTTGATCGGTAAATTTTTAAAAATTAGCTCTCTTGCTTCACTTTGTGCGTTGATAGCTCTCATAGCATCAAGCTTTATAATCCACCCAGAGTTAGATGAAATTTACACACACGCTCCAATACTAATCATCGCATTTTTGGTGGTTTATAAACACATACCAAATATCGTTCGTTTAATATCTGGCAAGGAGAAAAAAGTCGTATGA
- a CDS encoding dihydroneopterin aldolase — protein sequence MKSEMTTIIKDYKFETIIGMLDFERVAKQEVQINLEICSTGFIDYVLIIGFVKNFYNERQFQSVEESLEETSKALKEKFSSLTSLKMEILKTEILPNVVVGAKINTIF from the coding sequence ATGAAAAGCGAGATGACGACGATCATTAAAGATTATAAATTTGAAACGATCATCGGAATGCTTGATTTTGAGCGAGTCGCTAAGCAAGAGGTGCAAATAAATCTAGAAATTTGCTCAACTGGCTTTATTGATTATGTTTTAATTATTGGCTTTGTTAAAAATTTTTACAATGAAAGACAGTTCCAAAGCGTTGAAGAGTCTCTTGAAGAAACCAGCAAAGCATTAAAAGAGAAATTTAGCTCACTAACTAGCCTTAAAATGGAAATTTTAAAAACTGAAATTTTACCAAACGTAGTTGTTGGAGCAAAAATAAATACTATTTTTTAA
- the hsrA gene encoding homeostatic response regulator transcription factor HsrA, which produces MRILIVEDEVTLNKTIAEGLQEFGYQTDSSENFKDAEYYIGIRNYDLVLTDWMLQDGDGIDLINIIKHKSPRTSVVVLSAKDDKESEIKALRAGADDYIKKPFDFDILVARLEARLRFGGTNIIKIDELIINPDEEKITYLGRDIELKGKPFEVLTHLARHSDQIVSKEQLLDAIWEEPELVTPNVIEVAINQIRQKMDKPLNISTIETVRRRGYRFCFPKKA; this is translated from the coding sequence ATGCGTATTTTAATAGTTGAAGATGAAGTGACGCTAAATAAGACGATTGCTGAGGGCTTGCAGGAGTTTGGCTATCAAACTGATAGCTCTGAAAATTTTAAAGATGCTGAATACTATATAGGTATCAGAAATTACGATCTAGTTTTGACTGATTGGATGCTCCAAGATGGCGATGGCATAGATCTTATAAACATCATCAAACATAAATCTCCACGCACTTCAGTTGTAGTTCTTTCTGCAAAAGATGACAAAGAAAGCGAAATAAAAGCACTTAGAGCTGGTGCTGATGACTATATCAAAAAACCATTTGATTTTGATATCCTAGTAGCTAGACTTGAAGCTAGACTACGCTTTGGCGGCACAAATATTATAAAAATCGATGAGCTCATCATAAATCCAGATGAGGAGAAGATCACATATTTGGGTCGTGATATTGAGCTTAAGGGCAAACCTTTTGAAGTCTTAACTCATCTTGCAAGACACTCAGATCAGATCGTATCTAAAGAGCAACTGCTTGATGCTATCTGGGAAGAGCCAGAGCTTGTAACTCCAAACGTTATTGAAGTCGCTATCAACCAAATCCGCCAAAAAATGGATAAACCACTAAATATTTCAACAATTGAAACTGTTAGAAGACGCGGATATAGATTTTGTTTTCCCAAAAAAGCCTAA
- a CDS encoding sensor histidine kinase, which produces MLIVVISVMLYHYIRVTVFQSVVNELNYQAEAYKKNPQNFNPLNSKTFTIENPNKTLATIKTDEPQDKETYIITQKLKDQSKTILITKLDESSYLSLEKDTTLQAHIVEEIFIDIIIVNVSAILLVLFYALFLSRMLLIPIKILSHKLTNLDEKFLHEIDIKSLPDEFLPLGQSINRLISRIQTFVLYQKELFVGVAHELKTPLAVMKTKNEVTLLKPRESEKYIEALKSNNEAINGMNAMISSVLEIGRQEGAQFEEPVNTDVIGFLKKLVKNYEILAKNDEKNIKLDLKPEILNLKIQTSLLTHIVQNFVQNAIKFSPKNSTITISSKLIKNKFIIEVIDEGIGIDESKDLFAPFKRYGDKGGAGLGLFLAKGAAQALGGEVDIKNRNDRSGAVASLVLNIKG; this is translated from the coding sequence ATGCTAATTGTAGTTATTTCGGTAATGCTTTATCACTATATAAGGGTTACCGTTTTTCAAAGTGTAGTTAATGAGCTAAACTATCAAGCCGAAGCTTATAAAAAAAATCCTCAGAATTTCAATCCTTTAAATTCAAAAACATTTACGATAGAAAATCCAAACAAAACTCTAGCAACGATAAAAACAGACGAGCCACAAGATAAAGAAACATATATCATAACGCAAAAATTAAAGGATCAAAGTAAAACTATTTTAATAACAAAACTCGATGAAAGTAGTTATTTAAGCCTAGAAAAAGATACTACTCTTCAAGCTCATATAGTAGAAGAAATTTTTATAGATATTATAATCGTAAATGTGTCAGCGATACTTTTGGTGCTTTTTTATGCACTATTTTTATCAAGAATGCTTTTAATACCTATAAAAATTTTGAGTCACAAACTTACAAATTTAGACGAAAAATTTCTTCATGAAATCGATATAAAAAGTCTACCAGATGAGTTTTTACCACTTGGGCAGAGTATAAATAGGCTAATCTCTCGCATCCAAACATTTGTCTTATACCAAAAAGAACTTTTTGTAGGCGTGGCACATGAGCTAAAAACACCGCTGGCTGTAATGAAAACAAAAAATGAAGTTACGCTTTTAAAGCCACGCGAGAGCGAAAAATATATCGAGGCACTAAAATCAAACAATGAAGCTATAAACGGCATGAACGCGATGATAAGTTCTGTGCTTGAGATCGGTCGCCAAGAGGGAGCCCAGTTTGAAGAGCCAGTAAATACCGATGTCATAGGATTTTTAAAAAAACTTGTGAAAAACTATGAGATACTTGCGAAAAATGATGAAAAAAATATAAAACTGGACCTAAAACCAGAAATTTTAAATCTAAAAATACAAACTAGCTTGCTAACTCACATTGTGCAAAATTTTGTTCAAAATGCCATTAAATTTTCACCAAAAAATAGCACCATTACGATTAGCTCTAAGCTTATAAAAAATAAATTTATCATCGAAGTAATAGATGAAGGAATAGGCATAGATGAGAGTAAAGATTTATTTGCTCCATTTAAAAGATATGGCGACAAAGGTGGTGCTGGGCTTGGGTTGTTTCTAGCTAAAGGTGCAGCACAGGCTCTTGGTGGCGAAGTAGACATTAAAAATAGAAACGATAGAAGCGGTGCAGTCGCAAGCCTAGTTTTAAATATAAAAGGATAA
- a CDS encoding Ppx/GppA phosphatase family protein: MAKRTAVIDLGSNSMRMAIFERTSRLAFFILAEYKTKVRLGEGGYGSNNEISESSMEKALKAFREFSNIIKSYKCNKVLCVGTSALRDAPNANVLISLLRKKLGINLKVIDGKEEATFGAIAAKNLLHNIAECVTIDIGGGSTELARISKGKIIDTLSLDIGTVRLKELFFDKKNLNKLPKFLEQVTKQIDERFKCQNIIAIGGSLRAISSAIMSKNLYPLSSLHGFCYKLSDEQAYIESIANVSVLELNKFPIKKDRYDTIREGAHIFLALAEALNAKNIITSGVGVREGVFLKDFLRPSIKFPQNFNPSIKSLQDRFILSCNKSVTRYAKDIFMVLKKLHGLSDNYLEVLLVATKLHNVGQEIGFYGDHKNSAYIVLNALNYGFSHEQKALIAVVIGTNGKKNIYEFERYKNLLPKAECIRWLSFILSLAKALDLTCERPNLNFEFSGHTLKIEGAKEFAMAKEEIKKITKPEIFAISFV; this comes from the coding sequence ATGGCAAAGAGAACCGCAGTAATCGACCTTGGCTCAAATTCCATGCGAATGGCAATATTTGAGAGAACGTCACGCTTAGCATTTTTTATACTAGCTGAATATAAAACAAAAGTGCGTCTAGGTGAAGGCGGATATGGCTCAAACAATGAAATATCCGAAAGCTCAATGGAAAAAGCGCTAAAGGCTTTTAGAGAATTTTCAAATATCATAAAAAGCTACAAATGCAATAAAGTCTTATGTGTTGGTACTTCAGCGCTTAGGGACGCTCCAAACGCAAATGTTTTGATTTCTCTTTTAAGAAAAAAACTTGGCATAAATTTAAAAGTCATAGACGGCAAAGAAGAGGCTACTTTTGGTGCAATCGCGGCCAAGAATTTACTCCATAACATCGCTGAATGCGTCACTATTGATATCGGTGGCGGATCAACTGAGCTTGCCAGAATAAGCAAAGGCAAAATAATAGATACGCTCTCACTTGACATTGGTACAGTTAGGTTAAAAGAGCTTTTTTTTGATAAGAAAAACTTAAATAAGTTGCCAAAATTTTTAGAACAAGTTACAAAACAGATAGATGAGCGATTTAAATGCCAAAATATAATCGCTATTGGTGGCTCTCTTAGAGCGATATCATCTGCTATAATGAGCAAAAATTTATATCCACTCTCATCACTGCATGGCTTTTGCTATAAGCTTAGCGACGAGCAAGCCTACATCGAGAGCATTGCAAATGTTAGCGTGCTTGAGCTAAATAAATTTCCTATTAAAAAAGATAGATACGACACCATTAGAGAAGGCGCACATATCTTTTTAGCCCTTGCCGAAGCTCTAAATGCCAAAAATATTATAACAAGTGGGGTTGGCGTAAGAGAGGGAGTGTTCTTAAAAGATTTTTTACGCCCTAGCATTAAATTTCCGCAAAATTTTAATCCAAGTATCAAAAGTTTGCAAGATCGTTTTATATTATCATGTAATAAATCGGTCACAAGATATGCAAAAGATATATTTATGGTATTAAAAAAGCTTCACGGTTTAAGCGATAACTATCTTGAAGTGCTTTTAGTTGCTACAAAACTTCACAATGTCGGTCAAGAGATTGGCTTTTATGGCGATCATAAAAACTCAGCCTATATAGTCCTAAATGCCTTAAATTATGGCTTTTCGCATGAACAAAAAGCATTGATTGCAGTAGTAATTGGCACAAACGGAAAGAAAAACATCTATGAATTTGAGCGATATAAAAATTTACTTCCAAAAGCCGAGTGTATAAGATGGCTAAGTTTTATACTCTCACTAGCAAAGGCACTTGATCTAACCTGTGAAAGGCCAAATCTAAACTTCGAATTTAGTGGGCATACGCTGAAAATAGAAGGTGCAAAAGAATTTGCTATGGCAAAAGAAGAGATAAAAAAGATCACAAAGCCTGAAATTTTTGCTATTTCGTTTGTATAA
- a CDS encoding excinuclease ABC subunit A: MKFILFFLLFVTQILASNLLTYNIYERADRVDIMLSFDAPYEGNIFQKREKDTTSLILNSLNYDQSASKDINSKIIQELEIEPKQNSLVLNLRSNDAIIVNASKTTDSFGLRIRVTLKNAKPQIQNMPQASAKIETPSTPKADEEPMLNIDSRYFIVLSVLIALLVFLYVFKRYITSKSNDFGGFKTPRNQSQNDTKSMNWLLKNQNSGVNIIYEKYLDRTNKLMLLSYENRRYLVIVGSSNVMLDSFGEDKIQNEQDFAIFFEENKKKLSSFLEERKNSLSNYKDKMSGEF; encoded by the coding sequence ATGAAATTTATACTATTTTTCTTACTTTTTGTAACTCAAATTTTAGCTTCAAACCTATTAACTTACAATATCTATGAACGTGCTGATAGAGTCGATATTATGCTTAGCTTTGATGCACCTTATGAAGGAAATATCTTTCAAAAGCGCGAAAAGGACACAACGTCTTTGATATTAAATTCGCTAAATTACGATCAAAGTGCTAGCAAAGATATAAACTCAAAGATTATTCAAGAGCTTGAGATAGAGCCAAAGCAAAACTCACTTGTCTTAAATTTACGCTCAAATGATGCTATTATCGTAAATGCTTCAAAGACGACTGATAGTTTTGGACTCCGCATTCGTGTAACTCTAAAAAATGCAAAACCTCAAATACAAAATATGCCTCAAGCTAGTGCAAAAATAGAGACCCCTAGTACTCCAAAGGCAGATGAAGAGCCTATGCTGAATATAGACTCAAGATATTTTATAGTCTTAAGTGTGCTTATTGCGCTTCTTGTATTTTTATATGTATTTAAAAGATATATTACTTCAAAGAGTAATGATTTTGGCGGATTTAAAACACCTAGAAATCAGTCTCAAAATGATACAAAATCAATGAACTGGCTACTTAAAAATCAAAATAGTGGCGTAAATATCATCTATGAAAAATATCTTGATCGTACTAATAAACTAATGTTATTAAGCTATGAAAATAGGCGTTATTTGGTGATAGTTGGTAGCTCAAATGTAATGCTTGATAGCTTTGGTGAAGACAAGATACAAAATGAGCAGGATTTTGCTATATTTTTCGAAGAGAACAAGAAAAAACTAAGCTCATTTTTAGAAGAACGAAAAAATAGTTTAAGTAACTATAAAGATAAAATGAGCGGAGAATTTTAG
- the fliN gene encoding flagellar motor switch protein FliN, whose amino-acid sequence MNDESAIETLEQLGLFKSYDELMDISVDFIAELGTTTVSINELLKFEAGSVIDLEKPAGESVELYINNRIFGKGEVMVYEKNLAIRINEILDSKSVIQYFKKELL is encoded by the coding sequence ATGAACGACGAGAGTGCGATAGAGACGCTAGAGCAGCTAGGGCTTTTTAAGAGCTATGATGAGCTTATGGATATAAGCGTTGATTTTATAGCTGAGCTAGGAACTACCACGGTTAGCATAAATGAGCTTTTGAAATTTGAAGCTGGTTCGGTCATAGACCTTGAAAAGCCAGCTGGTGAGAGTGTGGAGCTATATATAAATAATAGAATTTTTGGAAAAGGCGAAGTAATGGTTTATGAGAAAAATTTAGCCATCAGGATAAATGAAATTTTGGACTCAAAGTCAGTTATTCAGTACTTCAAAAAAGAACTTTTATGA
- a CDS encoding chemotaxis protein CheX, which translates to MRKVIDEATSYLCKDTLGLDLEFGKSLGKGFYGASIPVYKGKSEYHFYLFFKKDTLKIFMNAFFGHEDVDGGDLDDLCKEIANQIIGKAKNLLNEKEPNTYKLGTPEFLGEVENFGIKLKEKFVYKIKNRTFQIGYDIQ; encoded by the coding sequence ATGAGAAAAGTTATAGATGAAGCTACAAGCTATCTTTGTAAGGATACTTTAGGGCTAGATTTAGAGTTTGGTAAGAGTCTAGGCAAAGGATTTTACGGAGCTAGCATACCAGTCTATAAGGGCAAAAGTGAGTATCATTTTTACCTATTTTTTAAAAAAGATACTTTGAAAATTTTCATGAATGCCTTTTTTGGTCACGAAGATGTTGATGGTGGTGATCTAGACGATCTTTGTAAAGAGATAGCAAATCAGATCATTGGCAAAGCTAAAAATTTGCTAAACGAAAAAGAGCCAAATACTTATAAACTTGGGACACCTGAATTTTTAGGTGAAGTTGAAAATTTCGGCATAAAGCTAAAAGAGAAATTTGTATATAAAATAAAAAATAGAACATTTCAAATAGGCTACGACATACAATGA
- the trpA gene encoding tryptophan synthase subunit alpha, which yields MDKIRSAFSGKKANIGYIVAGYPSLEKTKEFLENLDESTLDLVEIGIPYSDPLADGKLIAQASFETVQNGVNTDVVFDMLESCKTKVTKPLVFLVYFNIIFAYGVDKFLKRSVEAGVSGFIVPDLPCEECEEFALKCKELNLSLIPLISVTSGGRADGILKFGSGFIYALGAIGVSGSKRADEDRIKNLVLELKKKSDLPVAVGFGIKNKDDVNEVKKYADGAIIGTQIVKLCAEFSGEKLVKEIDKLF from the coding sequence ATGGATAAGATAAGAAGCGCATTTAGCGGCAAAAAAGCAAACATCGGCTACATCGTGGCTGGATATCCAAGCCTAGAAAAAACGAAGGAATTTTTAGAAAATTTAGATGAGAGTACGCTTGATCTAGTAGAGATCGGCATCCCTTACTCTGATCCTCTGGCTGACGGTAAACTCATCGCGCAAGCTAGCTTTGAGACGGTGCAAAATGGCGTAAATACGGACGTCGTCTTTGACATGCTTGAGAGTTGTAAGACAAAAGTGACAAAGCCACTTGTTTTTCTGGTCTATTTTAATATCATCTTTGCTTACGGCGTTGATAAATTTCTAAAAAGATCGGTTGAGGCAGGAGTAAGCGGCTTTATCGTGCCCGATCTGCCTTGTGAGGAGTGTGAGGAATTTGCTCTAAAGTGCAAGGAGCTAAATCTAAGCCTGATACCACTTATCAGTGTCACCTCTGGGGGTAGGGCGGATGGAATTTTAAAATTTGGCTCAGGTTTTATTTACGCTCTTGGTGCGATCGGCGTTAGCGGTTCAAAAAGGGCTGATGAAGATAGGATAAAAAATTTGGTCCTAGAGCTTAAGAAAAAGAGCGATTTGCCAGTGGCTGTGGGCTTTGGTATAAAAAACAAAGATGATGTTAATGAGGTAAAAAAATATGCTGATGGAGCAATCATAGGTACGCAAATAGTTAAGCTTTGTGCCGAATTTAGCGGTGAAAAGCTAGTAAAAGAGATAGATAAACTCTTTTAA